A window of Streptomyces sp. DG1A-41 contains these coding sequences:
- a CDS encoding helix-turn-helix transcriptional regulator, translating to MTTSLNAVRESRRREELRQFLRTRRERLRPEDVGLPPGARRRTPGLRREEVAMLAGIGASWYTWLEQGRDIKVSEQVLDAVCRTLRLDAVERDHLYQLVGMNPPRRTADDSPGTAQLTALLEGWMPSPAYVIDRCWNIAGTNRAAELVFGFREGNTNCLVAFFTNPAFRARHRYGEEIAPGLVSEFRRDAARYPDDPEFTRISDRLTEESAEFAELWSRYEITAANRGVKAIDHPRAGCLIFEHSVLQIPDRPGVRLMLHTAQAGTDTRERVMELLGRDARKGRISLVEAG from the coding sequence ATGACCACCAGCCTCAACGCAGTACGGGAATCCCGTCGACGCGAGGAACTCAGGCAGTTCCTGCGCACCCGCCGGGAGCGTCTCCGGCCCGAGGACGTGGGGCTTCCGCCGGGGGCGCGCAGGCGCACACCGGGCCTGCGCCGGGAGGAGGTCGCGATGCTCGCCGGCATCGGCGCCTCCTGGTACACGTGGCTCGAACAGGGCCGGGACATCAAGGTGTCGGAGCAGGTCCTGGACGCCGTCTGCAGGACGCTGCGCCTCGACGCCGTGGAGCGGGACCACCTCTACCAGTTGGTGGGCATGAACCCGCCGCGGCGCACGGCGGACGACTCCCCCGGCACCGCGCAGCTGACGGCCCTGCTGGAGGGCTGGATGCCGAGCCCGGCGTACGTCATCGACCGGTGCTGGAACATCGCGGGGACCAACCGGGCCGCGGAGCTGGTCTTCGGGTTCCGCGAGGGCAACACCAACTGTCTGGTGGCCTTCTTCACCAACCCCGCCTTCCGGGCCCGCCACCGTTATGGGGAGGAGATCGCCCCCGGTCTGGTGTCCGAGTTCCGCCGGGACGCGGCCCGCTACCCCGACGACCCGGAGTTCACCCGGATCTCGGACCGGCTGACCGAGGAGAGCGCGGAGTTCGCCGAGCTGTGGTCGCGTTACGAGATCACGGCGGCCAACCGGGGCGTGAAGGCCATCGACCATCCGCGGGCGGGGTGCCTGATCTTCGAGCACTCGGTGCTGCAGATCCCCGACCGGCCGGGCGTCCGGCTGATGCTGCACACGGCGCAGGCCGGTACGGACACCCGCGAGCGGGTCATGGAACTGCTGGGCCGGGACGCCCGCAAGGGCAGGATCTCGCTGGTCGAGGCCGGTTGA
- a CDS encoding MFS transporter, whose translation MTSDPVNSPAKARFTTRQWLIIALLCGAQFMLALDFSILSVALPVLGKDLGFALSDLQWVVTAFALPSGGLLLLFGRAADLYGRRNWFIAGMVLFTVASLAGGLAPTPGFLLAARAAQGVAAAMLTPAAMSLLTTSFPEGPQRDRALGINGALLSLGFLSGVVLGGVITDLTSWRVTLFISVPVGLVASIAAPVLIKESRSEETPRLDVLGAITVTGGLLSVIYGITSAERNGWDAGTTLSALAAGVVLLIAFFAVESRVAAPLVDLNVLRRRTVSWGNTTGLITFAMMTGMVFLLTLYMQQVRGMTPLNAGFTFAALGIAAVLGGAFAARIIGAIGVHRALVYGLLLQAASTAVLFFLDTGDAGMPLLLVATATGGFGHLLAVVGYMITATSGLPDHEQGLATGLAYTGQQLGVTVGTPVLATVAAAGMDASGGSGPAAVLDGVRYGLLTAAGALLVAGLVAIAFLRPRQTAPSPAPALDEQVTADAR comes from the coding sequence ATGACTTCCGATCCCGTCAACTCGCCCGCCAAGGCGCGTTTCACCACGCGCCAGTGGCTCATCATCGCCCTGCTGTGCGGCGCGCAGTTCATGCTCGCCCTGGACTTCTCCATCCTCAGCGTCGCGCTCCCCGTCCTCGGCAAAGACCTCGGCTTCGCGCTGAGCGACCTCCAGTGGGTGGTCACCGCGTTCGCCCTGCCGTCCGGCGGCCTGCTGCTGCTCTTCGGCCGGGCCGCCGACCTGTACGGCCGCCGCAACTGGTTCATCGCCGGCATGGTCCTGTTCACGGTCGCCTCCCTGGCCGGCGGCCTGGCCCCCACGCCCGGCTTCCTGCTCGCCGCCCGCGCGGCCCAGGGCGTCGCGGCCGCCATGCTGACCCCGGCGGCGATGTCCCTGCTGACGACCAGCTTCCCGGAGGGCCCGCAGCGCGACCGCGCGCTCGGCATCAACGGCGCCCTGCTGTCGCTCGGTTTCCTCTCCGGCGTGGTGCTCGGTGGTGTCATCACCGACCTGACCAGCTGGCGCGTCACGCTCTTCATCAGCGTCCCGGTCGGCCTCGTCGCCTCGATCGCCGCCCCGGTCCTGATCAAGGAGAGCCGCAGCGAGGAGACGCCGCGGCTGGACGTCCTCGGCGCGATCACCGTCACCGGCGGCCTCCTGTCGGTCATCTACGGCATCACCTCGGCCGAGCGCAACGGCTGGGACGCCGGCACCACCCTGTCCGCCCTCGCCGCCGGTGTGGTGCTGCTGATCGCCTTCTTCGCCGTCGAGTCGCGGGTCGCCGCGCCACTCGTCGACCTGAACGTGCTGCGCCGCCGTACGGTCAGCTGGGGCAACACCACCGGCCTGATCACCTTCGCGATGATGACCGGCATGGTCTTCCTGCTCACCCTGTACATGCAGCAGGTGCGCGGGATGACGCCGCTGAACGCCGGGTTCACGTTCGCCGCGCTGGGCATCGCGGCCGTCCTCGGCGGTGCCTTCGCGGCCCGGATCATCGGCGCCATCGGCGTCCACCGGGCGCTGGTGTACGGCCTGCTGCTGCAGGCGGCGAGCACGGCCGTGCTCTTCTTCCTCGACACCGGCGACGCCGGCATGCCGCTGCTGCTGGTGGCCACCGCGACGGGCGGCTTCGGCCACCTCCTCGCGGTCGTCGGCTACATGATCACCGCGACCTCGGGCCTGCCGGACCACGAGCAGGGCCTGGCCACGGGTCTGGCCTACACCGGTCAGCAGCTCGGCGTCACCGTCGGCACCCCGGTCCTCGCCACGGTCGCCGCGGCCGGTATGGACGCCTCCGGCGGCAGCGGTCCCGCCGCGGTCCTGGACGGGGTGCGCTACGGCCTGCTGACCGCCGCGGGCGCGCTGCTCGTCGCGGGCCTGGTCGCCATCGCGTTCCTGCGGCCCCGGCAGACCGCCCCGAGCCCCGCCCCGGCGCTCGACGAGCAGGTCACGGCCGACGCCCGCTGA
- a CDS encoding aldo/keto reductase, with amino-acid sequence MRMRYLGRTGLQVSEICLGTMTFGGRHGFQHMGQLTTIEARRLVHLSMDAGVNFFDTADMYSAGQAEEVLGAALGNRRDDVIIATKVRWQMPDGSSGPNDRGLSRHHIVRSVEASLRRLGTDHIDLYQTHGWDGRTPWEETLRALDDLVRSGKVRYVGASNLTSWQLTRALAASERLGLERFASHQIQYSLAAREVEWELLPMAEAEGVGVMVWSPLAGGLLSGHQERDATPPPGTRRAVGWFEPVDPERTFDTIDVLRKIAEERRVTPAQVALRWALEGRGVTSVVIGARNERQLTDNLAATAWSLTPEERAALDEVSAPPLPYPYWHQDYCDAERVREPGAQ; translated from the coding sequence ATGCGTATGCGCTATCTGGGCCGCACCGGCCTCCAGGTCTCCGAGATCTGCCTCGGCACCATGACGTTCGGCGGCCGCCACGGCTTCCAGCACATGGGACAGCTCACCACCATCGAGGCCCGGCGGCTCGTCCACCTGAGCATGGACGCGGGCGTCAACTTCTTCGACACCGCCGACATGTACTCCGCGGGCCAGGCGGAGGAGGTCCTCGGCGCGGCCCTCGGCAACCGGCGCGACGACGTGATCATCGCGACGAAGGTGCGCTGGCAGATGCCCGACGGCAGCAGCGGCCCGAACGACCGCGGACTGTCCCGGCACCACATCGTGCGCTCGGTCGAGGCCAGTCTGCGCCGTCTGGGCACCGACCACATCGACCTGTACCAGACGCACGGCTGGGACGGCCGCACCCCGTGGGAGGAGACCCTGCGGGCGCTGGACGACCTGGTGCGTTCCGGCAAGGTCCGCTACGTGGGCGCCTCGAACCTGACGTCCTGGCAGCTCACCCGGGCCCTGGCGGCCAGTGAGCGGCTGGGTCTGGAGCGGTTCGCCTCACACCAGATCCAGTACAGCCTGGCCGCCCGCGAGGTCGAGTGGGAGCTGCTGCCCATGGCCGAGGCCGAGGGTGTGGGCGTCATGGTGTGGAGCCCGCTGGCCGGCGGTCTGCTCAGCGGACACCAGGAGCGGGACGCCACACCGCCGCCGGGCACACGGCGGGCGGTGGGCTGGTTCGAGCCGGTCGATCCCGAGCGCACGTTCGACACCATCGACGTGCTTCGCAAGATCGCCGAGGAGCGGCGGGTGACCCCGGCCCAGGTGGCGCTGCGCTGGGCGCTGGAGGGGCGCGGCGTCACATCGGTCGTCATCGGTGCCCGCAACGAACGCCAGCTCACCGACAACCTGGCCGCCACGGCCTGGTCGCTCACCCCCGAGGAGCGCGCCGCGCTCGACGAGGTCAGCGCCCCGCCGCTGCCGTACCCCTACTGGCACCAGGACTACTGCGACGCCGAACGCGTCAGGGAGCCCGGTGCGCAGTGA
- a CDS encoding DUF397 domain-containing protein, producing the protein MRSDGCPTHHPTIHIRDSKNKDAARLAFTDGAWSEFLEFAVGR; encoded by the coding sequence GTGCGCAGTGACGGGTGCCCCACCCACCACCCCACCATCCACATCCGCGACTCCAAGAACAAGGACGCCGCCCGCCTGGCATTTACTGACGGCGCCTGGTCCGAATTCCTGGAGTTCGCGGTGGGACGCTGA
- a CDS encoding tetratricopeptide repeat protein — MGARAGGRGPGRGRGGGGRVGHRSDGGTRRGGCHHRTRAAPAPRGARRADPGPGPGRTGDELRGQAAYAQALAEYDRAVALDPELAVAYRQRAGIRRELGDDEAAIADLDRAVALEPGNSWYVALRGEHHRLARHHAEAIRDLSEGIRLDPANEFAWASRGATHERRGDLDAALFDLGRALDLKPDYAWALARRARVWRALGDPRRQLADLDHALALNPDWPWARCERGDALRAAGRDEEAVADLDRALSLDPAYTSAYASRGASLANLGRHAEALADLNRAVELRPGYVWALCRRAVLFAAMGRPTEARADVEGICELDSGALERLSDTDRAVLESVLAG; from the coding sequence GTGGGCGCGCGTGCTGGTGGACGCGGGCCAGGACGCGGACGTGGCGGCGGTGGCCGGGTGGGGCACCGATCTGACGGCGGCACTCGACGCGGAGGGTGTCACCACCGCACTCGGGCTGCTCCTGCGCCGCGCGGTGCTCGACGCGCCGACCCAGGCCCGGGCCCGGGTCGTACGGGGGACGAGCTGCGCGGACAGGCCGCGTACGCGCAGGCGCTCGCCGAGTACGACCGGGCCGTCGCGCTGGATCCGGAGCTGGCCGTCGCCTACCGTCAACGGGCCGGAATCCGCAGGGAGCTGGGCGACGACGAGGCGGCGATCGCCGACCTGGACCGGGCCGTCGCGCTGGAGCCGGGCAACTCCTGGTACGTCGCCCTGCGCGGCGAACACCACCGGCTCGCCCGGCACCACGCCGAGGCCATCCGGGACCTGAGCGAAGGGATCCGCCTCGACCCGGCCAACGAGTTCGCCTGGGCCTCCCGGGGAGCCACGCACGAACGCCGCGGAGACCTGGACGCCGCCCTCTTTGACCTGGGCCGGGCACTGGACCTCAAGCCGGACTACGCCTGGGCGCTCGCCCGCCGCGCCAGGGTCTGGCGCGCGCTGGGCGACCCCCGACGCCAACTGGCCGACCTCGACCACGCCCTCGCCCTGAACCCCGACTGGCCCTGGGCCCGCTGCGAACGCGGCGACGCGCTGCGCGCCGCGGGCCGCGACGAGGAGGCTGTCGCCGACCTCGACCGTGCGCTGTCGCTGGACCCCGCCTACACCTCGGCGTACGCGAGCCGGGGCGCATCCCTCGCCAACCTCGGCCGCCACGCGGAGGCACTCGCCGACCTGAACCGGGCGGTGGAACTCCGGCCAGGGTATGTCTGGGCGTTGTGCCGCCGCGCCGTACTGTTCGCGGCGATGGGCCGGCCTACGGAGGCACGGGCTGACGTGGAAGGGATTTGCGAACTGGACTCCGGGGCGCTGGAACGCCTTTCGGATACCGACCGTGCGGTACTGGAGTCGGTCCTCGCCGGGTGA
- a CDS encoding DUF2165 domain-containing protein, giving the protein MATSSTSRRGALPLAAALLTASVALYMALVAFGNITDFGTNQQFVRHVLAMDTTFKDEDLMWRAVTSTGLQDAAYVAIIVWETVAALVLIYGTWLWARRDQRQARRMSTYGLLMVLLLFGAGFIAIGGEWFSMWQSKSWNGLDAATRVFLFSGLVLIVNHLPSPAAEKTTG; this is encoded by the coding sequence ATGGCCACCTCCTCAACATCACGCCGCGGCGCGCTGCCTCTCGCCGCCGCCCTGCTCACCGCCTCCGTCGCCCTCTACATGGCGCTGGTCGCGTTCGGGAACATCACCGACTTCGGCACCAACCAGCAGTTCGTCCGGCATGTGCTGGCCATGGACACCACGTTCAAGGACGAGGACCTGATGTGGCGGGCCGTGACGAGCACGGGACTTCAGGACGCCGCCTACGTCGCGATCATCGTCTGGGAGACCGTCGCCGCGCTCGTCCTCATATACGGGACCTGGCTGTGGGCCAGACGTGATCAGCGGCAGGCCCGGCGGATGTCCACGTACGGGCTGCTGATGGTGCTGCTGCTGTTCGGCGCCGGGTTCATCGCGATCGGCGGTGAGTGGTTCTCCATGTGGCAGTCGAAGAGCTGGAACGGGCTGGACGCGGCGACCCGCGTGTTCCTGTTCAGCGGGCTCGTACTGATCGTCAACCACCTGCCGTCCCCGGCGGCGGAGAAGACGACTGGCTGA
- a CDS encoding glycosyltransferase family 2 protein, which produces MVVEPTIACVVPCHNEEAAVGKVVRDLRAALPEAVVYVYDNASTDRTAEVARAAGAIVRQEPRKGKGNVIRRAFADVDADAVLIIDGDDTYDASRARDLVDLLFEGPYDQVVGARRVTDDGAYRAGHAVGNKLLTGAVRSLFGNDVTDMLSGYRVFSRRFVKSFPALAREFETETEMTIHALHLRLPTAEVVVDYRVRPAGGESKLRTYRDGWRILRVILDLARRERPSLVHTVIAGVLALISVVLGIPVIADFIRTGTVPRVPTAILAAAIMTIAALVLLVGYILESLTHMRQEQTRLVHLSYPAPVRTSRYTAHGAGTGPVPVRKAVDGP; this is translated from the coding sequence GTGGTCGTGGAACCGACGATCGCGTGTGTCGTGCCGTGCCACAACGAGGAAGCGGCCGTCGGCAAGGTGGTCCGCGACCTGCGCGCCGCCCTCCCCGAGGCCGTCGTCTACGTCTACGACAACGCCTCCACCGACCGCACCGCGGAGGTCGCCCGTGCGGCGGGCGCGATCGTCCGGCAGGAGCCCCGCAAGGGCAAGGGCAACGTCATCCGCCGCGCCTTCGCCGACGTCGACGCGGACGCGGTGCTCATCATCGACGGCGACGACACCTACGACGCCTCGCGCGCCCGGGACCTGGTCGACCTGCTCTTCGAGGGGCCGTACGACCAGGTCGTCGGTGCCCGCCGGGTGACGGACGACGGCGCCTACCGGGCGGGGCACGCGGTCGGCAACAAGCTGCTCACCGGGGCCGTGCGGTCCCTGTTCGGCAACGACGTGACCGACATGCTCAGCGGCTACCGGGTCTTCTCGCGGCGCTTCGTGAAGTCCTTCCCGGCGCTGGCCCGGGAGTTCGAGACCGAGACCGAGATGACGATCCACGCCCTCCACCTCCGACTCCCCACGGCGGAGGTCGTCGTGGACTACCGGGTCCGGCCCGCCGGCGGCGAGAGCAAGCTGCGCACCTACCGGGACGGCTGGCGCATCCTGCGGGTCATCCTCGACCTGGCGCGCCGCGAGCGCCCCTCCCTCGTCCACACCGTGATCGCCGGCGTCCTGGCCCTGATCTCGGTCGTCCTCGGCATCCCCGTCATCGCCGACTTCATCCGCACGGGCACGGTGCCCCGCGTCCCCACGGCGATCCTCGCCGCCGCGATCATGACCATCGCCGCGCTCGTCCTGCTCGTGGGCTACATCCTCGAGTCGCTCACCCACATGCGGCAGGAGCAGACCCGGCTCGTGCACCTCTCCTACCCGGCCCCCGTCCGCACCTCGCGCTACACCGCCCACGGAGCCGGCACCGGCCCGGTCCCGGTCCGGAAAGCCGTGGACGGCCCCTGA
- a CDS encoding GtrA family protein — translation MPAFTSVTRSVRDAVRGVWREAAKFSVVGALAFVVDNGGYNLLVFGLPGGAEGGPMGAAPVQASVVATSAAALFSWAGNRYWTYRHQHRERVAHELGLFLVANGVGLAITAGTVFASRQLLGLDSPLSDNTARILGWVLATLFRFYAYRRYVFVAP, via the coding sequence GTGCCGGCTTTCACCTCTGTGACGCGTTCCGTCCGTGATGCCGTACGGGGTGTCTGGCGCGAGGCCGCCAAGTTCTCAGTCGTCGGGGCCCTGGCCTTCGTCGTGGACAACGGCGGCTACAACCTGCTGGTCTTCGGGCTGCCCGGCGGCGCGGAGGGCGGGCCGATGGGGGCCGCTCCCGTCCAGGCGTCCGTCGTCGCGACGAGCGCCGCCGCACTCTTCAGCTGGGCCGGGAACCGCTACTGGACCTACCGCCACCAGCACCGCGAGAGGGTGGCCCATGAACTGGGCCTGTTCCTCGTCGCGAACGGCGTCGGTCTCGCCATCACGGCGGGTACGGTCTTCGCGTCCCGGCAGCTGCTCGGACTGGACTCGCCGCTCAGCGACAACACCGCCCGCATCCTCGGCTGGGTGCTCGCGACCCTGTTCCGCTTCTACGCCTACCGGCGCTACGTCTTCGTCGCACCCTGA
- a CDS encoding LLM class F420-dependent oxidoreductase, translating to MRIAVTIFLTDETITPTRLARELEGRGFAGLFLPEHTHIPVERATPYPAGGELPREYGRTLDPFVALGQAAAVTERLGLGTGITLVAQHDPIALAKQIATLDHLSGGRFTLGLGFGWNVEEAADHGVRWRTRRELVRDRMALMRALWSEEPVAYEGEFGGVRASHAHPKPVQKPRGPVVGPRTLVGGAAGPKLFAHICEYADGWLPIGGRGLSESLPLLRTAWTEAGRDPHALQVVPYAVHPSPGKFAHYADLGIEEVVAQLPPAGEAEVLKALDGLTGYLPGT from the coding sequence ATGCGCATCGCCGTAACGATCTTCCTCACCGACGAGACGATCACCCCGACCCGGCTCGCACGTGAGCTGGAGGGCCGCGGTTTCGCCGGGCTGTTTCTGCCCGAGCACACGCACATCCCCGTCGAGCGGGCCACCCCGTACCCGGCGGGCGGCGAGCTGCCGCGCGAGTACGGCCGTACCCTCGACCCGTTCGTGGCGCTCGGCCAGGCCGCCGCCGTCACCGAGCGGCTCGGTCTCGGCACGGGCATCACGCTCGTCGCCCAGCACGACCCGATCGCCCTGGCCAAGCAGATCGCGACCCTGGACCACCTGTCCGGCGGCCGGTTCACGCTCGGGCTCGGCTTCGGCTGGAACGTCGAGGAGGCCGCCGACCACGGCGTACGGTGGCGCACCCGGCGCGAGCTGGTCCGGGACCGGATGGCGCTGATGCGGGCGCTGTGGTCGGAGGAACCGGTCGCGTACGAGGGGGAGTTCGGCGGCGTCCGGGCCAGTCACGCCCACCCCAAGCCCGTCCAGAAGCCGCGCGGCCCGGTCGTCGGCCCGCGCACGCTCGTCGGCGGTGCCGCCGGGCCGAAGCTGTTCGCGCACATCTGCGAGTACGCCGACGGCTGGCTGCCCATCGGCGGCCGCGGCCTCTCCGAGTCCCTGCCGCTGCTGCGCACCGCCTGGACCGAGGCGGGCCGCGATCCCCATGCCCTCCAGGTCGTCCCGTACGCCGTCCATCCGAGCCCGGGCAAGTTCGCCCACTACGCCGACCTCGGCATCGAGGAGGTCGTGGCGCAACTGCCGCCGGCGGGGGAGGCGGAGGTTCTGAAGGCGCTGGACGGGCTGACGGGATATCTTCCAGGTACCTGA
- a CDS encoding VTT domain-containing protein: protein MIGAAAGAAVAGDLLGHRIGALLGDRLRTGRLGRRVPATAWRNAETRMDRRGGQAVFLARFVPVLRTLTPHLAGATRLPYHRIAPFSAAAALLWATAEAGTGYAALATGT from the coding sequence GTGATCGGAGCCGCCGCGGGCGCCGCGGTGGCCGGTGACCTGCTCGGCCACCGCATCGGAGCCCTCCTCGGCGACCGCCTGCGCACCGGACGTCTCGGCCGCCGTGTCCCGGCCACCGCCTGGCGGAACGCCGAGACCCGGATGGACCGCCGTGGCGGCCAAGCCGTGTTCCTGGCCCGTTTCGTCCCGGTGCTCCGCACGCTCACCCCGCACCTCGCGGGCGCCACCCGCCTGCCCTACCACCGCATCGCGCCCTTCAGCGCGGCCGCCGCCCTGCTGTGGGCCACCGCCGAGGCCGGCACCGGCTATGCGGCGCTCGCGACGGGCACCTGA
- a CDS encoding CehA/McbA family metallohydrolase: MCEDNHGGLGRRALFVTGAAAALTLGSVSFASAAGGNQDDGDQESRTVRGTLPPGSPDFVYVPVEVPAGVREIKVAYTYDRPSVPAGTTGNALDIGIFDDRGTELGGRGFRGWSGGARTEFFIRADEATPGYIPGPVREGTWHIALGPYTVAPQGLSYEITITLTYGEPGEAARPVYPPDRARGRGRAWYRGDCHLHSWYSDGRRTPAEIGALARAAGLDFINSSEHNTHAAHAHWSDVAGDDLLVMLGEEVTTRNGHVVALGTDPGTFVDWRYRARDNRFGRFARQIRRAGGLVVPAHPHATCVGCNWKFGFGEADAVEVWNGPYTPDDEVALADWDSMLVASVRDGRDWIPAMGSSDAHRDPDAVGRPQTVVLADDLTRRAIQEGIRAGRSYVAESAKVELSFRASGARGEHAGIGERLRVDRDTPVTVRLEVTGAPRCTVRFVTDQGVLHTSAPLPVSGSGVVEWRTTPSYAAYVRAELRHEAAAGPVPGVLAAFTNPIFLGRAAD; this comes from the coding sequence ATGTGCGAGGACAACCACGGCGGGCTCGGCCGGCGCGCTCTGTTCGTGACGGGAGCGGCCGCCGCGCTTACGTTGGGAAGCGTGAGCTTCGCTTCAGCGGCCGGCGGGAACCAGGACGACGGGGACCAGGAGAGCAGAACGGTGCGCGGCACCCTGCCGCCCGGCTCCCCGGACTTCGTGTACGTGCCCGTCGAGGTCCCGGCCGGTGTCCGGGAGATCAAGGTCGCCTACACCTACGACCGGCCGTCCGTCCCGGCCGGCACGACCGGCAACGCCCTCGACATCGGCATCTTCGACGACCGCGGCACCGAGCTCGGCGGCCGGGGCTTCCGGGGCTGGTCGGGCGGGGCGCGCACGGAGTTCTTCATCCGCGCGGACGAGGCGACGCCCGGCTACATCCCGGGCCCGGTGCGCGAGGGCACCTGGCACATCGCGCTCGGCCCGTACACGGTCGCCCCGCAGGGCCTGTCGTACGAGATCACGATCACGCTTACGTACGGCGAGCCGGGCGAGGCCGCCCGGCCCGTGTACCCGCCGGACCGGGCCAGGGGCCGGGGCCGTGCCTGGTACCGGGGTGACTGCCATCTGCACTCCTGGTACTCCGACGGCCGCCGCACCCCCGCCGAGATCGGGGCGCTGGCGCGGGCGGCGGGGCTGGACTTCATCAACTCCTCCGAGCACAACACGCACGCGGCGCACGCCCACTGGTCGGACGTGGCCGGGGACGACCTGCTGGTGATGCTGGGCGAGGAGGTCACCACGCGCAACGGTCACGTCGTCGCGCTCGGCACCGACCCGGGTACCTTCGTCGACTGGCGCTACCGGGCCCGCGACAACCGCTTCGGCCGTTTCGCCCGCCAGATCCGCCGCGCCGGAGGCCTGGTCGTCCCGGCCCACCCGCACGCCACGTGCGTCGGCTGCAACTGGAAGTTCGGCTTCGGCGAGGCGGACGCGGTCGAGGTGTGGAACGGCCCCTACACGCCCGACGACGAGGTGGCCCTCGCCGACTGGGACAGCATGCTGGTGGCGTCCGTACGGGACGGGCGCGACTGGATCCCGGCGATGGGCAGCAGCGACGCCCACCGCGACCCGGACGCCGTCGGGCGGCCCCAGACGGTCGTCCTGGCCGACGACCTGACCCGCCGGGCGATCCAGGAGGGCATCCGGGCCGGACGGTCGTACGTCGCCGAGTCCGCCAAGGTCGAGCTGTCGTTCCGGGCGTCCGGGGCACGCGGCGAACACGCGGGCATCGGGGAGCGGTTGCGGGTGGACCGCGACACCCCGGTCACCGTCCGCCTGGAGGTCACGGGCGCCCCGCGCTGCACGGTCCGCTTCGTCACCGACCAGGGCGTGCTGCACACCAGCGCCCCGCTGCCGGTGTCCGGCTCGGGTGTCGTCGAGTGGCGGACGACACCGTCGTACGCGGCGTACGTACGGGCGGAGCTGCGCCACGAGGCGGCTGCGGGGCCGGTGCCGGGGGTGCTGGCGGCGTTCACGAACCCGATCTTCCTGGGGCGCGCCGCCGATTGA
- a CDS encoding endonuclease/exonuclease/phosphatase family protein, translating into MRIVTWNLWWRFGPWQARQKAILTDLRELHPDVVGLQEVWAADGENLAEWLAGELGLHCAWAASPAPERWRRRIGDPTVDIGNAVLSRWPVVDRDVLPLPAPADTDDGRLALYARLAGPGHEVPFFTTHFTSAVHASAVRCRQVAALAEFVARHRGDTPFPPVVTGDLNAWPDSDEIRLLGGYKTAPAVPRQVLLDAWEYADPAAPSATWDAANPYVAQTHKPSVRIDYIHVGLPGPGGLGRVRDVRRACHGPVDGVWPSDHAAVVADLADPAGV; encoded by the coding sequence ATGCGGATCGTGACGTGGAACCTGTGGTGGCGTTTCGGGCCCTGGCAGGCACGGCAGAAGGCGATTCTCACGGATCTGAGGGAGTTGCACCCCGACGTCGTCGGCCTCCAGGAGGTGTGGGCCGCCGACGGCGAGAACCTCGCCGAGTGGCTGGCCGGTGAGCTGGGCCTGCACTGCGCCTGGGCCGCCTCGCCCGCCCCGGAGCGCTGGCGGCGGCGGATCGGGGATCCCACGGTGGACATAGGCAACGCCGTGCTCAGCAGATGGCCGGTCGTGGACCGGGACGTGCTGCCGCTGCCCGCCCCGGCCGACACGGACGACGGCCGGCTCGCCCTCTACGCCCGTCTGGCCGGCCCCGGCCACGAAGTGCCCTTCTTCACCACGCACTTCACCTCCGCCGTGCACGCCTCTGCGGTCCGCTGCCGCCAGGTCGCCGCGCTCGCCGAGTTCGTCGCCCGGCACCGCGGCGACACCCCGTTCCCGCCCGTCGTCACCGGCGACCTCAACGCCTGGCCCGACTCCGACGAGATCCGCCTCCTCGGCGGCTACAAGACCGCCCCGGCCGTCCCCCGCCAGGTCCTCCTCGACGCCTGGGAGTACGCCGACCCGGCCGCCCCCTCCGCCACCTGGGACGCGGCCAACCCGTACGTGGCGCAGACCCACAAGCCGAGCGTGCGCATCGACTACATCCACGTGGGCCTACCCGGCCCCGGCGGACTCGGCCGCGTACGGGACGTCCGGCGGGCATGCCACGGCCCGGTGGACGGGGTGTGGCCCTCGGACCACGCGGCGGTCGTGGCCGACCTGGCGGACCCGGCCGGAGTCTGA
- a CDS encoding nitroreductase/quinone reductase family protein, with protein sequence MSRLTDLRFRAATSFQRRVNPIVRRLPLQTVLETKGRVSGLPRRTPVGGRRVGDSFWLVSEFGERSQYVRNIKADPRVRVRIRGRWHTGTAHLLPDDDPVARLRRLPRFNGLGVRAFGTDLLTVRVDLAD encoded by the coding sequence ATGTCCCGTCTCACCGACCTGAGGTTCCGCGCCGCCACGTCCTTCCAGCGCCGCGTCAACCCGATCGTGCGCCGTCTCCCCCTCCAGACCGTCCTGGAGACGAAGGGCCGCGTCTCGGGCCTGCCCCGCCGCACACCGGTGGGCGGCCGCCGCGTCGGCGACTCCTTCTGGCTGGTGTCGGAGTTCGGCGAACGGTCGCAGTACGTGCGCAACATCAAGGCCGATCCACGGGTGCGGGTGCGGATCCGGGGGCGCTGGCACACGGGGACCGCGCACCTGCTGCCGGACGACGACCCCGTGGCGCGGCTGCGGCGGCTGCCCAGGTTCAACGGCCTGGGGGTGCGGGCGTTCGGGACGGATCTGCTGACGGTGCGGGTGGATCTGGCGGACTGA